A stretch of DNA from Persephonella sp.:
AGTGTAGGAGGTTGGATTTTTCACTCCCCTCATAGACATGCAAAGATGCTCAGCTTTCAGCACCACAGCTACTCCCTTTGGTTCAAGTTCTTTTTCCAAAAATTCAGCTATCTCAGCTGTTAACCTCTCCTGCACCTGAGGTCTGTATGAGAATTTGTTAACAACCCTTACAAGCTTTGAAAGTCCGCAAACTTTTTTATCTGGGATATAGGCTATATGTGCTTTTCCAAAAAAAGGAAGAAGGTGATGTTCGCAAAGGGAATAAAACTGTATGTCTTTCACAACAACCATCTCATCATAATCACCTATATCTTCAAATACGGTCATATTAAAATTCTCGTGGGATTTAAACTCCTCCCACAGCCTTACTATTCTGTCTGGTGTATCCTTCAAACCTTCTCTGTCAGGATCTTCACCTATCGCCTCAAGAAAAAGCCTTACAGATTTTTTCAGTTTATCTCTGTCTATACTCATGCTTCTTCACCTTGTATTTTCCTTTTGAAATCTTCAAACTCTTTTTTTATTTTTTCAAGTTCTTCTTTATGTTTTTCAGCCTCCTGTTTTGCGAGCTCTGCTTCCATTCTTGCCTGTTGAATTTCTATCTGGATTTCTTTATGCCAGACATATCTGAGTGTTAATGCATATCCGATAAAAATGATTGTATAAAATACAACCGCAGTTGGTCTTACAAGCCCTTCACCTTTAAAAATACTCAGATACATGGTTACTATAACAATAAGAAGAATAAAGAACATTGTAATTCCAAAAAACTTTACAAACTTTATCACATTATTCCTCCAGAAGCCTCATAGCTTCAACTTTCATACATTTATCTGTGATAACATTATAACCTTTTTGTGAAAGCTCTTTTACCACATCTTCATTCACAGTCCCCGGCTGAAACCAGAAAGTTTTAAAACCTTTTTTCTGAGCTTCTTGTGCAACAGGCGGGACATCAACAGGTCTTCTAAAAATATCAACAATATCAATCTCATCTGGTATATCAAGGATAGACCTGTAAACCTTCTCTCCAAGTATCTCCTGCCCTGCATACTTTGGATTTACAAAATAAAGTTTAAAACCGTATCTCTGAAGAACTTCAGAAACAAAATAAGAGGGTCTTGATGGGTCAGATGATATTCCTACAACAGCAACTCTTTTTTGTGTTTTTAAAATTTCTTTTATCTCCTGATCTGAGTTCACTACAGGCATCTTAACTCTCCTTTTTTATTTTAATTCTAAACTACTTCATAAAATATATATATGAAAGTCCTCATAATGTTTTGATCAGCGTCATTGTCATCAATCTCTATGGGGATTAACTTTTGAGTATGGAAAAGATCCTGAGTTTGTTTGATACATATCCACTTGAGTATAAGTTAGGGGAGTTTTTCGTTCCTTTTGCTGCTGGCATGTTAATTTTACTTTTGGTGATAATCACACTTAACATTCTGAAAAAAATAAAAATCTTAAATCCTAAATTCCCTAAAAAAGAGAAGGTTAGGATAGACCCTTCCAAAACAAAAGAAACAGCCTACACATTAACATACCTTATACGCAGATACAACACCCCTTACAATAAACAACTATTAAAAAGACTTGAAAAATTCAAATACAGAAAAGAGGTGGAAAGTTTTGACAAAGAAACCTTAGAACTTATATCAAAATTTATGGAGTATATGAGAAGAAATTATGGTGGAGTTTAAATATATATATTTTTTAATTCCGGGGATACTTACCTTTATATGTGTTATATTGTGCTCTATAACCTACAAAAGCCCAAAAACAGCATTTTTTCCTCACATTGAACTTTTTGGCAGACCTGCAAGATACATAACTAAATACATTCCCTTTTTGATGCTTGTTCTTGTGGTTATACTTACAATATTATCTTTGCACCCATACAAAACAGAAAAACTTTTCTCAGAAAAAAAGGTTTACAACATTGTGGTGTGCCTTGATGTGAGCAACTCAATGAAGGAGAAAAACAAACTAAAAATAGCCAAAATGGCACTTCAGGAATTTATCCTCAAAAGAAAACCAGAAGACAGAATAGGAATACTTGTCTTTGACAACATTCCTTTCAGACTTGTTCCTTTGACAACAGATAGGGGAAAGATTTTGAGGCTTATCCCCAAAATACACCCTGCAATGGTTGATATAGGCGGAACATCTATGTATGATGCCCTTATAGATGCCCTTGATATGTTCAATCCTACCTTAAAAAACAAGATAATTATACTCCTTTCAGACGGAGGAGATATAAACAGCAAAAATACCATAGATGACGTGATCCTCAAAAACAGGGTCGTTAAAGCAAAAATCTATACAATCGGGATTAGCAGTGGAATTCATTCATTTGCACTTGAGAGGCTTTCTATTTCTTCAGGGGGAAAACCATTTTTTGTTACAGGAGATTTCAAAAAGGCTATTAAAGGCATATTTGAAGAAATAAACAGGTTAGAACCTTCCTACATACAGGAATACAGCTATAAAATAGAGATACCAGTAGATTTTTATATAAAAATTTCTGCCTTGCTGGTAGGTGCTTTGATAATGTTAAAAACATTTTATAGAAAGGAGTGATATGTATATTTTTATACTGTTTTTGCTTATTTTTTCTTTGTCTGAGGCTTTAGAGATTGATTACAGATGGTTGAAATTAGAAGTAGAAAGCTTTTATCCTGCAAAGATCTCAGTCTACGAAAAAGAGCCTGTATTTGTAAGGTTTGATATAAAAATAAAAGAAAACAAAACAGGTATTCAAAAGGAGGTTCTCCTGAGTTTTATAAGAATGAAACCTGTGGACAAAAACTTAAAATTCTCACAGCAGGAAAGATTAATACATCAAGATGAAAAAAAACTTAAGGTAAAAAACCTCCTTTACCTAAGATCAGGGGATACATACCTTCCATTTGAGCTTTATTTTGATACAGATACCATGAAAGGAGTTTTAGATGAAGATATTCTAAGTTCTTTATCAAAAAAAGTGCTGATTAAAAAAGAACAGCCGGTTTATATCTCACCCCTTCCTTACCCGGTTCCCTATGTTGGAAGTTTTGATATAAAAACCAGTTTGGTAGATGAGAACGGGACAGCAACTCTAAAGATCATTATAAAAGGAAAAGGTTTTCCCAGCGTCCCTAACTACACCCTTGTTGTAAAAAACGGTTCTGCTAAAAAAATAGCATTTGATATTAAAAATGAGATGGGATACATAACATCAGTTCAAAAATACAAAATAGTTTATATGGACAGCCTCGAGGTTTTGCCTGTATCTTTCACCTTTTTTGATCCATATCAGGAAAAATTAATTGAGAAAAAAACAAAAACAGAAAAAATAGAGCCTACAGAAAATGAGAAAAAAATTCAACTTCAGGAGCTTTCTGAAGAAAAAAAGATAGACTTTTATATTGAAAACTTCAAAACCTTATATCCTGAATACTTTGAGAAAAATCAGTTAATAAAAAGATTTTTCAAAACAGCAGACAGGTACAAAAATTTAATCTTACTTTTTATTCTTATCCTGGTACTTTCTGTTATTGCTCTTTCAAGAAAATTCCTAATAAAAAAAGTCCCCAAAGAGGTTTTGTCTGTCTTATCAATTGAGCTTGAATACCTTGATGACTACAAAAAGCTTTTCAGGTATCTTCCATCTGAAGAAAAAATCCAGAAACTTTACGCAAAGGAGATTGATAATCTGTTTTTTAAAACCAAAATTCATAAAAAAAGAGGCAGAATTTTTTTTGTGGAAACATCTGAAGGCGTAGTGAACAGCTACCATATATTAAAAAGTTTTAACAGATTAAAAGATATGATTATTGATTTTTATCTAAAAAAATTGGGAGAAAAAGATAGAAAATTAGCCGTTTTTTATATATTTGTCCACAAAAATACAGATATCCTTGTAGTTCTGTCTGTCTTGATATTTGCAACTTTGATAATTCAGTTTTCGGTAGATAGATTTCAACAAGCAGGTATGTATCTGAACTTTGTAAATCTGCTTGTGTTTACAATCGGCATTTTTTCTGTATTTTTGCTGAGAAAACCTGTTATAAAGGTGAGGAATGATTGAATTTTTAGATAAGAGCTTTTTATGGCTTTTGGTACCTCTTG
This window harbors:
- a CDS encoding CoA-binding protein, which codes for MPVVNSDQEIKEILKTQKRVAVVGISSDPSRPSYFVSEVLQRYGFKLYFVNPKYAGQEILGEKVYRSILDIPDEIDIVDIFRRPVDVPPVAQEAQKKGFKTFWFQPGTVNEDVVKELSQKGYNVITDKCMKVEAMRLLEE
- a CDS encoding VWA domain-containing protein, giving the protein MCSITYKSPKTAFFPHIELFGRPARYITKYIPFLMLVLVVILTILSLHPYKTEKLFSEKKVYNIVVCLDVSNSMKEKNKLKIAKMALQEFILKRKPEDRIGILVFDNIPFRLVPLTTDRGKILRLIPKIHPAMVDIGGTSMYDALIDALDMFNPTLKNKIIILLSDGGDINSKNTIDDVILKNRVVKAKIYTIGISSGIHSFALERLSISSGGKPFFVTGDFKKAIKGIFEEINRLEPSYIQEYSYKIEIPVDFYIKISALLVGALIMLKTFYRKE
- the folE gene encoding GTP cyclohydrolase I FolE, producing MSIDRDKLKKSVRLFLEAIGEDPDREGLKDTPDRIVRLWEEFKSHENFNMTVFEDIGDYDEMVVVKDIQFYSLCEHHLLPFFGKAHIAYIPDKKVCGLSKLVRVVNKFSYRPQVQERLTAEIAEFLEKELEPKGVAVVLKAEHLCMSMRGVKNPTSYTVTSKLTGVFKENEKTRNEFLNLIHNGRG